The Sphaerochaeta globosa str. Buddy region ATTCAATACTAAGATGCAGGCATGACGATACTCATTACTGGTGCTCATGGCCAGCTAGGAAATGAATTACAAAAAATACTAGAGGAAGCAACCTCCGAGAGGGGGAAGCTTCCTCTTTTTTATGAGCGAAGCAGGATTGTTGCCGTCGATGTCGACGAGCTGGACATCACCTCATCTGATGCTGTTGATGCTTTCTTTTCCGTCCACAAACCTAACCTTGCCTTCAATTGTGCCGCCATGACCAACGTGGACGGCTGCGAGGGCAACGAGGATGCGGCATACCTGGTCAACGCCGTCGGGCCCAAAAACCTTGCCCTCGCCTGCGAGAGGCATGGTGCTCGTCTGATGCACATCTCCACCGACTACGTATTCGACGGCCTGGGCACAAGACCCTACGTGGAGACCGACGAGACTGCACCCAACACCGCCTACGGGCGGAGCAAGCTTGCAGGCGAACAGTTCGTCCTTGCCTCATGCAGGAACAGCTGCATCTGCCGCACCGCATGGCTGTACGGCTATATAGGCAACAACTTTGTCAAGACTCTGCTTCGGCTTGCCAGGGAGAAAGGATCGCTGACGGTGGTGGACGACCAGGTGGGCAACCCTACCAGCGCCGTGGACCTCGCCTGGCAGCTGGCGCTGCTTGCGGCATCGCAAGAGACCGGCATCTTCCACTGCACCTGCAATGGTGAGGCGGTGAGCTGGAATGCGTTTGCCAAAAGGATCATGGAGAAGGCGGGACTTGCCGTGGAGGTGAAGGCCTGCACCACAGCCCAGTTCCCCCGGCCTGCAAAACGACCTGCATATTCGGCACTTGAGAACAGACATCTCAGGAAAACGATAGGGGACAGTATGCGTGATTGGAAGGAGGCTTTGGACAGCTTCCTTGTGAACTACCTAGAACAGGAGAGAAGGCAATGAGCAAGACCTACCTGGTTACCGGAGGGGCCGGCTTCATCGGCTCGAACTTCATCCACTACCTGCTGAAGAAGCATCAGGACATTCTTATCGTCAACGTGGACAAGCTGACCTATGCGGGAAACCTTGAGAACCTTAAGTCGGTCATGAACGACAAGCGGCACGTATTCGTACAGGCCGACATCTGTGATGCACAGGCCATGCAGAAGCTGTTCGAACTATACACCATAGACTATGTGGTGAACTTCGCTGCAGAGAGTCATGTGGACCGCTCCATCACCGATCCGGACGTGTTCGTCAGGACGAACGTGATGGGGACGCTGAACCTGCTGAACA contains the following coding sequences:
- the rfbD gene encoding dTDP-4-dehydrorhamnose reductase, giving the protein MTILITGAHGQLGNELQKILEEATSERGKLPLFYERSRIVAVDVDELDITSSDAVDAFFSVHKPNLAFNCAAMTNVDGCEGNEDAAYLVNAVGPKNLALACERHGARLMHISTDYVFDGLGTRPYVETDETAPNTAYGRSKLAGEQFVLASCRNSCICRTAWLYGYIGNNFVKTLLRLAREKGSLTVVDDQVGNPTSAVDLAWQLALLAASQETGIFHCTCNGEAVSWNAFAKRIMEKAGLAVEVKACTTAQFPRPAKRPAYSALENRHLRKTIGDSMRDWKEALDSFLVNYLEQERRQ